CAAAAATTAGGGCAAATTGACATTCAAAATAACATGTATTCTATTCATAAAGTTACTGAAATATGAGATAAATTCAAAATAGACAAAATAGACattaaaaacatgcaatttttttaAATACTGAGATCTATGATTGTCCTGGAATACTATAAATAATAAGCATTCATAGTGTTTAAAGAATCACTAGTACTACAGATGATTTAGCTTTTGAATTTCGTTTTTAGTGTCTGAAACTGCTGCCATGTAATGACTATAACAGCGATGAGAGGGACATGTGAAGAAATGTAAACAATTTAGATGTTCAAGAGTTCAAAAACATTGATACAAACTCGAGATCAAACTAAAACTTCAGCAATAGCTAAAGGACAATAAACACACAAAAGAGTTACATTCCAAAACATTGAAAATCCTTGGAAAAGAATCTGAATCCTCTTTGGTTTGCTATATGAATCATGTGCTCGATCATATACCATCTTGCTCCTGCACAAGGAGGCCGAGCGCAGCGAGGTGGATGTCGATGTCATCCGGGACCGGGTGAGCTTCAACATCCCTCGGAAGCTGCAACAATGCCCATCGTCCGTCCTCCGTCCTCACCATGCCCTTATTCTCCTCCTGCCGCCACCCGGGAGGCACCATGTGCTCGTCTCTAAGAAAGTCGGCGGCCTTGTTGACCAGCGCCGGGTCCCTTCCACCGAGCTCGAACGGCTGGCCATGTGCCCGGTAGCCGTCGAGCAGGTGGAGGTGCGCCTCTAGGTTGTGGTAGCTCGCCAGGTCTCCGGTGGGTTTGAGGAATGGCGACACAATGTGGTCCAGCGCGAGCTCGACGCCGACGTGGGTGTACACGCTCGGCACCCTTAGCGCATCCGCCACCCGCAGCAGCACCGCCGGGAATATCACCTCGTTGAACAGAAAACCGGGCACCTTAGGCACCATGTCGTGCACGTTGCGGATGCGCAGCGCCTTCACGCCCAGCTCCCCCTCGAAGCGCTCCTTGAACCTGGTGTTCCCCACGCGCGGTCCGGCGAAGGAGAAGACGCACACCGGCGCTTTCTTGCCGCCGGCCGACGGAGACACGTTGGCTCCACTCTCGGCGATGTCGAAGGCGCTGATCATGGCCAGCGCGCTGCCGAGGCTGTGGCCGGTGACCGTCACGCCAACCTCCTCGCCCCTCGCAGCGTATCGCTCCACCAGCTTCCGCACCTCGGCGAGCACCTGCTCGCGCGCCGAGTAGCTGCTGAACCGGCACGTTGGGTCCTTGCCGATGTATAGGTCGACGAACCCCCTCTCCACCTTCACGCTCGGGTCGGGGCACGGCACCCCACATGCAGTGAGCGGCTTCAGCATCGCCGTCAGGTCGGACACCCACTCCAGCCGGGTCACGGTGCCGCGCCAGGCGACGGCGATGTCCCGACGTCCAATGCGCGCCGTCTCCTCATCCGTGGACACGGCGACGAAGCCGACGAAAGTGGCGGACTCGCTCCACAGCTTGTCGTCGCCCGGGTTGTGCTTCCAGATGCTGAAGTTTGGGTAGCTTGGGTGACATGTGGCGTAGAGGTACCGGGTGACCTCGTAGCCGACGCCGGCAAGACCCACGTCCTGGAAGAAGGTGCGCGTCGGGTACTTGCAGCTGCCGGAGTAGCGGGAGAAGCGGTCGTAGTCAAAGGAGTCGTAGCAGGCCTGCGCGAACTCGCCGTACCGGATGAGCTCTCCCCGGAGCACCGTGTCGATGGGGTCCAGTAGCCCCTGCCAGTCGTTGCTGCCGTGGAGCTCCCGCCACCGCGACGTCAGCTGGCCGTCGGAGCGGCCTGTCTTCTCGGCGAGAGTGCCGCGCTCCATGTCTCCGACCACGGAGCCGGGCGACATGTTGGCCGGCGCTTCGTCGGCCGACACCGCGGAGGTGACTAGCTGAGACGGGCGTCGGCCACGGCTCGCCATCTTCGAGAGCAGCGACGCCGGACGGAAGTCCCCGGCAGGGCTGTCCGGGAGGGAGCGGGCGAGGTTGGAGGACATGGCCATTGTTACTGTCCTCGCGAGATGTACTATGCACGAACGTACTTGTGCGCTATGAATTGTGATTTGTGATGTGTGAGGTTTAACAGTTGGGTCTGGTCTGGTGTATATATACAGTACACCTGTCCGTGTGGTACACTGGCCAGGCTGACAGCTGATCTTTCAGGAGGGTCCACATGCGCCCATGCACATGCATGCAGAAAGCTTTTCTTTATTTCGGTTTTGAGATGTGCATGCACCTGGCTAGCTTTGTGAATCATTTTTTTTAACATAGTACTGACTCATACATATGCGCATAtgttcatccctatgaacgcacacctaCTCCTATGAACATCTCCGGGAGACTGAATCGACATATCATCTTAAGATTTACGAAGCCATCATAGACGCCTAATCGTCGATGAAAAcggctcctcccactgaaagcgcatcgtcgaaaattctgaaataaatttagaAATTGAGAATTTTTACGGTGCATCATACTACCTCTGAAAGCGAGTAGTATTGAATCATCTCAGCCGTTGATTAGCGGGGTAGTTTTGTCATTATTTTCATTTCCTAATTTGTCAAATCCCTCGCGGTGACGATCCTCGTGAGGCCTCGTCGTTGCCATCGCCCATGATCAACAGCGCATGCCCAATATCGATCAGAGCTAGCCTGACTGCCTGAGTGCCCTTCAAGTGGGAGCTCCAAGCCCCCGACCTGGCATCAAATCTACCAGCAGGCCACAGAACCGGCGGTATGATGTCCTGATCAGTCGCGGCGTCGTCGCTGCAGCTTCCTATGAGGCCACCGCCACCGGCTTGATCGCCGGAATCACTAATGCATGTATCCACAAATGATCAATCAATCTATTGTACATGGTGATTTCCTCGGCCAAAAATACCAGCCGGCAAGGATCCATCGCTCTGTACAATTGTCTCTGTTGCATTGAATGTCGGCCGGAAAGTATTCGGCCGGACCGGTCCAAGCAGGACAAGAAAACACACGGATTCCTCAATGGATGTAGACTTTAGGTATTTATTTTCTAAGTCTTCCAATTTTACCCCTTGAAAGAAATATACTACTGAATTGCTTTGGTAGTATTGGTGGATCTAGTCCATTAACTGACTGAAAATGGACGGCTCATATTATTTTGATGCACCGTAAAAGGTCtctagaaataatgcgagcactagGACTTGAATCCTGTTAGGCTGGGGATACCACTATCCCTCTAACCATCTAACCACGGGTTGGTTCGCTTCGTGAACCATTTACATTGTGCAAGATGCAAGGGCATTATGTTGGGGTGCGTGTGCGCAACATACACGAGACACGTCCCATTGTTGATTCGTGAGTGGGGCGCAAGGTGAGGACATAcactaccgaaatgcacaaagttaacacgatgatttacccaggttcaagccgcATGGTTACGTAAtactctactcctgctttgtgcGTGGTTATGTTGGTGGATGATAAGCTACAAGTCCTTCCTGGAAACAGGAAGCATTTTGTGCTCCTACTGGTGTTCTACCAAGTATATAACCTTGTTCCTACTTTCTCCCTTTTTCCCTTCCTCCTTTTtcccctttctccttttttcccttagagcatctccaacggctgcGGAACACGCGGCGCGCTAAAAAAGCGTTTCCAGCGCCGAAATCGTGAGTTTTTGCGCGCCTCAAAGGGCTGGCTCCAGCGGTCGCTGCAAAATATAGCCGGATAGTATAGGGACGGTCGTTGTCGGGTTAGGTCGTTCCCGGGTCTTGGCCGGTAGATGCTGTTGCCGGATAGTATAGTCTTGCTTCCTTCTTGACTAGGGCAGACTCGAATGATAGCTATGGAGATCTTTGAACAAAGATATGCATGCCATTATGGAGCCTTGGCTTCTTGCGGAATAGATAGCCTCATGTATTCCTTGAcgaagatctgcataccaccactAGGTCACGTATTCCCTGACGAAGATCTGCATACTATCACTGggttaagagcatctctagcagaccccttacattgcaaaacttaaaagtgtgTTTACAGTTTGTGGCATGCCACGGCAGAACAAAAACTTTAAAATGAACATGCAAAATTTAAAATTAAAACTTCGCGCAAGAAATCGAACTACTCCAATAGGACTACTAGCGTTCATATTTACTTGATCATCATAAAAAAGTCATACACAATCGATTTTTTACAAACTAGATCGGAGGAGCAACGGCCACCCTAACCCTAATGCTAAATTTGGCTCACCAGAGCCATCCGGGTGCCACGGCGGAGGAGCTCACTCATCGTCGTCAAAGACGAGGTCGTTGTAGATGTTGTCATGCGCCTTGGCTTCATGGGGCCACGCTGCCAGGTTGTTCTCGAAGGCATATGCCTTCGCGAGCCCCTGCTCGAGGAGGACTTTGTCGAGGTCGGCTTCCTGTTGATGGCGCTgcttcgccgcctcctcctcctcccacacaCTACGCGCGAGGATGGCGGCCTCGGAGGCATCCACCTCCGCCGGAGGGAGGAAATCCTCCGGCCCGACGCCGCCACCACTCCAGCTCCAGCTCCGGCCCCCTCTTCACCTCGCGGAGCTGCAGGAGCTCCTCCGGCTCTATTTTCACCGGCACGTGTGCCGTACGGGATCTCGATGCTCCGGCGGAGGAGCCGCCCGCtccggaggacagcagcgcctgCCTGCAGAGGAGCGACGGCAGCGTCTGAAGGCCTTGGTTGAGGTACCTCCGGGCGATCCATTTCCTCGCGGTGCCGGCTTTGATGCACCACTTCCGCTCAGGGTCATCGCCACCGCCGTGGTCGTGGCCTCTGCGGACGGAGGACCACACCCCATGCCATATGATGTCCGTCCAATGATCAAGCGAAATCAACGTACAGCGAAACGTTTTCCAGTCGACTTGTCCTCCATGAAAAAAATGGGGATCTAGTTGTAATTTTTCCTTTATAGTGTAACACCGATTTAAGAGTTAAGAACATCTACAGCCGGATCCCCTATTTCCTTCCTAAATGTCGAAACGTCCATCCGGTCAATGCCCGCtcaaaaatagatgacccaaccgaACCCTTCACTTCCTCCCTAATCGTTGGACTGATCGACACCCCTCAAACTATGACCAAATTCGGTGGCAATATGGGGATGCACGGTCAAAGCCCGGTCACGCCCTTGCACCCCACTCCACTTCATAGGCCTTCCACACGGTCCCACCTGCAGCTAGCCCACTCCTCTTTCTTCTCTCTCATCTCTCTGTCGATTGAAGGAGGCAACAGTGCGAGCAGAGGTGGCAATGCCTCGTGGAGGTGACGGCGCGGGCGGACAAGGCGGCTGACGATGGCGGGGGAGGCGACTGACGACCTCGCGTGCTGGCTAGCTGGCCGCCATTCTCAGCAAGCTCGTCAAAGTGCTTCTCGACCGTGGGCCAGCCATTGGGCTTGCTGATGAGCTTGAGTCCCTTCAGTGCGTGCGCGGCGACATACCTGGAGTCCTGGACCCGTCGGTGCGGCTGGGGTGGCGCTTGACGGACGCGATGCAGCGGAGCTCCTGCGACACCTACTTGATCCGTGTGGAGGCGTGGAGGCTTTCCGTAGCACGCCGCCATTGGCCCTCCGCCGTATGAGGACGAACAAGTCACCAACTCCCGCGCAAGACGCGTCACATCTTGGTCCTCCTGGCCGCGGCGTGAGCTGGCTGGCCTCGCTTCCGTGGCAGaagttggagaggagctcgagctgCCCATGTCCACCGTCCACACACTCGCCCTCCACAGACGCCCTCGCGCGTGATCTTGTGCGTGCATGCTAGCTAGCCGCCGATCGCGTGCGTGCAGCCTAGCTAGCTAGCCGCGGATCGCGTGCCCATGCTGGAACCGGGGCGCCGCACGCCCGTGTCCATGCAAGCGTGCTCCGAACGGCGACGACGCATCCAACCTGTTTGATAAAGGGCCTGTCTATGTTACATCTAGATGTGAGATAGTATCTCACATCTAAACTGACAGCATCATGTAATCTGTCCTCACCAGTTGACAAAAACAACCAGCGTCGTTGCTTCCGATCACCTCCTGTTTGTTTGTGGCGGCCTGTTTGTTTGTTGTGGGCAGCCCACCCCTTCCAGCCCAACTACCGTCCTCCCCCTGGACCTTTCTTTGTtgggcttgtttgtttgtttgacaGA
The Triticum dicoccoides isolate Atlit2015 ecotype Zavitan chromosome 3A, WEW_v2.0, whole genome shotgun sequence genome window above contains:
- the LOC119270556 gene encoding phospholipase A1-Igamma1, chloroplastic-like, producing MAMSSNLARSLPDSPAGDFRPASLLSKMASRGRRPSQLVTSAVSADEAPANMSPGSVVGDMERGTLAEKTGRSDGQLTSRWRELHGSNDWQGLLDPIDTVLRGELIRYGEFAQACYDSFDYDRFSRYSGSCKYPTRTFFQDVGLAGVGYEVTRYLYATCHPSYPNFSIWKHNPGDDKLWSESATFVGFVAVSTDEETARIGRRDIAVAWRGTVTRLEWVSDLTAMLKPLTACGVPCPDPSVKVERGFVDLYIGKDPTCRFSSYSAREQVLAEVRKLVERYAARGEEVGVTVTGHSLGSALAMISAFDIAESGANVSPSAGGKKAPVCVFSFAGPRVGNTRFKERFEGELGVKALRIRNVHDMVPKVPGFLFNEVIFPAVLLRVADALRVPSVYTHVGVELALDHIVSPFLKPTGDLASYHNLEAHLHLLDGYRAHGQPFELGGRDPALVNKAADFLRDEHMVPPGWRQEENKGMVRTEDGRWALLQLPRDVEAHPVPDDIDIHLAALGLLVQEQDGI